The genomic interval CCTTTCAGAGCAAATCCCTCTCCTTCTACAAAGAGAATCCTCTGTTTGAATGGTGTTTAATCCCTACCTCTCTATACTCTACAGCCTGACTTTGATTCTGGGTTTATTGTTCTCTTGGTGAAACATGACTTCTCGATTAGATGTTTTTTTCAAAATGATTATTAATTGTTTGAGTGTTCCCAAGCCAATTAGAAAAATCATAGTTCTTGGTCCCACATTAATCCCAGCTCCATCAGGCTTTTTAGTTCTGAGTAAAACAAGCCTGTTTTGCAGCTCAGGGAcaattctacaatacctcttCCGATTCAGGGCACCTCCAGCTATTAATGTGTCATGTCTGTCCTAGTGATAGCCAAACATTATTATTAGAGACATTTACATAGGAGGAGGAACCCATATTTCTCTCTGTTCAGCTCGGTCTGGTTTTTGGTCTCAATCACATTTATGTGATTATCTTTGAGCTAaaggtttcacattgtttgttcaGTATCTCAGTCGTCCAAGCCACAGGAAGTGTCATCTATGATTCACCCCCACAGCGCTGTGACCCTATTAAACTAGGCCAGGCATAAATGGTCTCTGGTTTTAGGGGGGAAAGGTAAACACACTGAACCCAATGGCATAATACTGTATCTTCGTGTTGCAGGGAAGACTAAACTTTTCAGTCGAGCCCCTCATAAGAGTGATGATTGTCTGCATACAATGGAAATAATAATGGATTTGCATTTATAAAGCACTTTACACAAGGTCTCAATGCGCTTTACACTGTAAGGGGAAGGCAGGGGTGACCTCATCCAAGACTAATGTGTAGAACCAACCAGGATGATGGCCGGCAGACATAGTATAAGGATATTGTGAGATTTAGTTGCTTCACAAAAATTGTTTTCTGTCTCATGCGGCAAATGGAATGAAATCCATTGAATCCTGGATATCTAGATTTTAACTGGGTGCCATGTTGTACATGTTTAGCTCATTCAAGCCTTAATAGAAACCATACAACACCAGAAGTTACCGTCTTACTCACAAAGACAAATCAAATGTTACCCATAGCCTCCCTGTGTAGACTTTCCTGTGCACTGTCCTCTGCCAAGGCTTCCGTGCCTTTATGgcaagatcttaatttgagccagtttacgtgctacagcagaaaaataatcctgaagcaacaggaaatgtggattatagttaatggacatttttggaaGGGTTGATATAATTTTGGAAAGGGAAAAACAAGTCTGAAATCtctaagtggaaattacacatttcagaagcctttttaaacacacactacaagttttacatttactgcattgcaacagggtgatcaaattaagatcctacatctttaCAATAGGTAGAGACTTACTCTGCAAATGCAGGGGTCGCTGATACAACCCCCTCCTTGCCTGTTCCCCTTCCATAGCTACACCTGTAAGACCCCTTTGGGAATGCATGCTTCATTCACTACTACTCTCTTGAAGCAGCTTCTTACAGATTTGACAAAggctagatttaaaaaaataaataggaTTGTTACATTTCTTTCACTTATCCAATCACGTCTAGTTCAATGATTCCTCAAGGGGTGGAGGTAGCAGGAAGGAAGAATCCCAATTGGAATCTTTATTATAGGCTACATTCGGGCCCCTTTGCTTACCCAGTATGAAGGCGCCCTCTAGTGGATCCTGACATGATGCAAGAATATTCAAAAGAAAGGTAACCACTGTAGGCTACTAAACCTATGGATAGGTCTACTCATTTTGGTTTTACAATGCTGGTCGTGAATGTGTTTATATTTGGGTGCTTATAAATAATATATCCAGTATATCTCTCTCAGAAAAGACCATCTATagacattgtaaataaaaatattaATTTATTGAGTAGGAAAAACATCTAATATATTTACAGCATTGACATAGCACAcaacaaaatctaaatgtaacaCAATTGTGAGAAAAAGCATTacaatcaacgttgtttccatgtcgtggaatagacgttgaattgacgtctgtgcccagtgcgATTCCTCTTGTGAAGCTTTTTCGAGTGCGTATGTAGCGCACCGTATTTGGCGTGGCAAGGACTATACAGTTCCTTAATAATTGTGTAGGCTAACAGCGTTTTGGCGCTGGCCCGGTTTTTACGAGGCGTGCAGTCGGTTGGCTGCACCTGCGCTTCTATGCGCTCCCGTGGCCTGCTGTAGCTTCCTGGGTATGGTGATCTGCTCTGGGGCCGAAACTGTTGccacctcctcctgtctccttctctcctccgtcTCGAGTGCCCTCTGCTCCCGAGCCATCAACTGAACGAGCTCTGCGTCCAGCGGCTCTCCGGAGGAGAAGGACTGGCAGACGGTTTCCACCAGGCCCAGAACTATGCCCAAGAAGGCCACCACGGTGCCCACAAGGTACACCTTCAGCATACGGCGGCTAGGCTTTTGCGCCAGCATCTCCTTGGCGAAAGGGATGATTTCGTGCATGGTCTCCATTTCTGTTGGATTATGTGGTCTGAATTtgactggggagaggaggaaagcgTTTTACAATCACCTTTTATGCGTGCGTTGTAAATTGTAACAAATAGGCCTAAGCACTTTTCATGTCACAACAATGTGAGAAAAAGCATTACAATCACGTGCAATGGTAGGCTACTTACTGTATTAAAGTAATTTATCTTGTCCTTTTCTGGATATTCGATTAATTTGTTCTGTGTCACTTGAACACACTTTCGGAGCTTCTCATTTATAAAGACTTGGTTATTTTCATCCACGCCCACTCAGTGACGCTTTATGAATATTCAGTGAGCACAAGCTCACTGAAGGAGCATGGAGCATAGGTTATTATTATTGTGCAATTGCCATCTTCAATAGGCTACCTTGTCGTTTATCTACTGTAAAATAAAGGCTTACCAAATCTATATAGAGCagaattaaaatatatacaacataattcaacaaaataatgtacaTGTGAAAATTATAAATTGTTATTCTGTATAGAATTGTTAGGCTTGACGACACCTGTTGGCCATAGCCAGCATTCAAGATGCTCAGATCAGACAGTCTGAATTAAGTCAAAGGCCGTATAAACCCAGTCACCGTCCTGTCATGATCATTATATTTGCAGATACTGTGAACTCTGTCTGTactgacacgcacacacatgcacttcCTGAGCAAACTGTGACTAATTTGATGATCTTATTATTGCATGAATTTGACTGGACCAGTCATACATAATTCCATATGAATTTGAAACAGATGATGTGAGAATTGGAAATCAGAGATGTGAAAAATACGAGGACTCTTGGCCAGTGTTAACAAGCTTGTGAGAGTGAAGGGTTTTTTCTCACTCCACCACTGTTTACAGACAAAAGGAGTTTGTCGAAGGTTTAATGAAGGCCTTGTATTAGTGGCCATTTACACTCGTCATTTTGGAATTAGCGGGTACACAGCTGTTTCAGATGAGTAGATAATGGACCCAATTTGACAGTGTACTCCCTCACCTGACCCCTCAACCTTGCTCAcatacacagtaatacacacacacactgatgaggcattgtaacgattgttctcctcctcgtccgaggaggagcagggatcgggccaaaacgcagcttttgtggagtacataatgaatttattcaaacaagacgaacacgaagcacacttgaataaattacaaaataacaaaaacgacgtagaccgacctggacatgagaacttacataacacgaagaacgcacaaacaggaacagactaaacaaatgaaacagtcccgtgtggtacatacacagacacggaagacaatcagccaccaacaaacggtgtgaacagcctacctgtaacagtcctgacctgttttatgttgttttttatgtgtttatggtcagggcatgtgttttgggtgggcagtctatgttatctgtttctatgttggttttgggttacctggtatggctcttgattagaggtaggtggtttgcgttttcctctaattaagagtcatatttag from Salvelinus fontinalis isolate EN_2023a chromosome 18, ASM2944872v1, whole genome shotgun sequence carries:
- the LOC129815930 gene encoding G0/G1 switch protein 2-like, which produces METMHEIIPFAKEMLAQKPSRRMLKVYLVGTVVAFLGIVLGLVETVCQSFSSGEPLDAELVQLMAREQRALETEERRRQEEVATVSAPEQITIPRKLQQATGAHRSAGAANRLHAS